In Sandaracinaceae bacterium, one DNA window encodes the following:
- a CDS encoding PAS domain S-box protein codes for MDDDGVEEADLAAENRALRARIEALEAQLESRSAHDRSREAFFLRVFEDAPIGLALVGLDERIAEANAALCDMLGYPREALLRLTVPDITHPDDADVEVEHKAGVQEGRGGAFQVEKRYVRADGGVLLGRLSVSTLFDDEGSPSYFVGQLEDVTRERAAEDGLRASEAMFRALVESTSELFVLISAEGSASFVSPAMTELLGWTPAERRGRPFEDLVHEEDREAFATQLERSRAEPGGALRALVRLVRKDGRAREFDVVGRNLEHLPGIEAVVMTLRDVTEQRRLQEHLAHAQRLDSIGRLAGGVAHDFNNMLSAILGFADFLAESIVEGRPQLDDVTEIREAALKARGLTQQLLAVGRRQAAAPRPTNVNRAIRDAAGLMRRVLGEDVELSLALEPGVGSVLIDPTHLEQVLLNLVTNARDAMQGPGRVQVRTRGRVPWPAGFSPDAAPGVQLTVEDSGHGMSADTLEHVFEPFYTTKAMGAGTGLGLATVYGVVQQAGGHVWAESEPGVGTSFHVLFHVAAEAPEVDEPEVAPATGATGTVLVVEDEPAIRRMVARALGNAGFEVLTATDARGALELAASCDTLDLVVTDVVMPGMGGLELVERLQALLSRELAVVFMSGYARAAQGEIGGHAGFLAKPFTLDALLAKVRERLPREGE; via the coding sequence GTGGACGACGACGGAGTCGAGGAGGCCGACCTCGCGGCCGAGAATCGCGCGCTCCGCGCTCGCATCGAGGCGCTCGAGGCGCAGCTCGAGTCTCGCTCCGCCCACGACCGCAGCCGCGAGGCGTTCTTCCTCCGGGTGTTCGAGGACGCCCCGATCGGGCTCGCGCTGGTCGGGCTCGACGAGCGGATCGCCGAGGCGAACGCCGCCCTCTGCGACATGCTCGGCTACCCCCGCGAGGCGCTGCTGCGGCTGACGGTGCCGGACATCACTCACCCGGACGACGCGGACGTCGAGGTGGAGCACAAGGCGGGCGTGCAGGAGGGCCGCGGCGGCGCGTTCCAGGTGGAGAAGCGATACGTGCGCGCCGACGGCGGCGTGCTCCTGGGTCGGCTGTCCGTCTCGACCCTCTTCGACGACGAGGGGAGCCCCAGCTACTTCGTCGGACAGCTCGAGGACGTGACCCGCGAGCGCGCCGCGGAGGACGGGCTCCGCGCCAGCGAGGCGATGTTCCGCGCGCTCGTCGAGAGCACGAGCGAGCTCTTCGTGCTGATCAGCGCGGAGGGCAGCGCGAGCTTCGTCAGCCCGGCCATGACGGAGCTGCTCGGCTGGACGCCGGCCGAGCGGAGGGGGCGCCCCTTCGAGGACCTGGTGCACGAGGAGGACCGCGAGGCCTTCGCGACGCAGCTCGAGCGCTCGCGCGCCGAGCCGGGCGGCGCCCTCCGCGCGCTGGTGCGGCTCGTCCGCAAGGACGGTCGGGCGCGTGAGTTCGACGTCGTCGGCCGGAACCTGGAGCACCTGCCCGGGATCGAGGCGGTGGTGATGACCCTGCGCGACGTGACCGAGCAGCGCAGGCTCCAGGAGCATCTCGCGCACGCACAGCGTCTGGACAGCATCGGCCGCCTCGCGGGGGGCGTGGCGCACGACTTCAACAACATGCTCAGCGCGATCCTGGGCTTCGCGGACTTCCTCGCGGAGAGCATCGTCGAAGGGCGGCCGCAGCTCGACGACGTGACCGAGATCCGCGAGGCGGCGCTCAAGGCGCGCGGCCTGACGCAGCAGCTCCTCGCGGTCGGCCGCCGACAGGCCGCCGCCCCCCGTCCCACCAACGTCAATCGCGCCATCCGCGACGCGGCCGGGCTGATGCGGCGTGTGCTCGGGGAGGACGTCGAGCTGTCCCTCGCGCTCGAGCCCGGGGTCGGCTCCGTCCTCATCGATCCGACGCACCTCGAGCAGGTGCTGCTGAACCTCGTGACCAACGCGCGCGACGCGATGCAGGGGCCGGGGCGGGTCCAGGTGCGCACCCGCGGGCGCGTGCCCTGGCCGGCCGGCTTCTCGCCCGACGCGGCGCCCGGGGTGCAGCTGACGGTCGAGGACTCCGGGCACGGCATGAGCGCCGACACGCTCGAGCACGTGTTCGAGCCGTTCTACACGACCAAGGCCATGGGCGCGGGGACGGGGCTGGGCCTCGCCACGGTCTACGGCGTGGTGCAGCAGGCGGGCGGGCACGTCTGGGCGGAGAGCGAGCCGGGCGTGGGGACGTCGTTCCACGTGCTGTTCCACGTCGCCGCGGAGGCGCCCGAGGTCGACGAGCCGGAGGTCGCGCCGGCGACGGGCGCGACCGGTACGGTGCTGGTGGTCGAAGACGAGCCGGCGATCCGACGCATGGTCGCCCGCGCGCTCGGGAACGCTGGCTTCGAGGTGCTCACGGCGACCGACGCGCGCGGCGCGCTCGAGCTCGCCGCGTCGTGTGACACCCTGGATCTCGTCGTGACCGACGTGGTCATGCCGGGCATGGGGGGCCTCGAGCTCGTCGAGCGGCTCCAGGCGCTCCTCTCACGCGAGCTCGCCGTGGTCTTCATGTCGGGCTATGCGCGCGCGGCTCAGGGAGAGATCGGCGGCCACGCGGGCTTCCTCGCCAAGCCGTTCACCCTCGACGCGCTGCTCGCGAAGGTGCGCGAGCGCTTGCCCCGCGAGGGGGAGTGA